In a genomic window of Pangasianodon hypophthalmus isolate fPanHyp1 chromosome 19, fPanHyp1.pri, whole genome shotgun sequence:
- the LOC128321678 gene encoding uncharacterized protein LOC128321678 — protein MVKCNKTDNKKHTNIINLSKTFCLTGPQEDLLSKGLTFIPTPCGTDLGELGRDVHAYNRQLKILDHFQYTKCKEHLQFTEKSRWEPSTEQTSLPIKQLIKKNRMIINSLSDFSNNQADNLTATERRALKELQTNRDIIIKPADKGSAIVIMDKQQYLLEANRQLNNTNHYTLLPHSLQQETQSLVTSILQDLKQKGFINTKQFNYLIGPNPPRQRKFYLLPKIHKDPQAWTVPSEVPQGRPIVSDCGSETYNVAQYIDYFLNPVSQLHPSYLKDTYDFINKIKNMTIPDSAFLFTVDVESLYTNISTEAGLQAIMKCFNRQFLSFYLNPNHHSAPGLDRNLNSKTLFRILTSTP, from the exons ATGGTGAAGTGcaataaaacagacaacaaaaagcACACCAACATCATTAACCTATCCAAAACGTTTTGTCTCACAGGTCCGCAGGAGGATTTACTCAGCAAGGGTCTCACCTTCATCCCGACGCCATGCGGTACGGACTTGGGGGAGCTGGGGAGGGATGTCCACGCTTACAATAGACAACTTAAAATTTTAGACCACTtccaatacacaaaatgtaaagaacacttacagtttacagaaaaatccAGATGGGAACCGAGCACCGAACAGACCAGTTTACCTATAAAGCAgttgattaaaaagaacaggATGATTATCAATTCTCTTTCAGATTTTTCCAACAATCAAGCAGATAATTTAACCGCCACAGAACGCAGAGCACTCAAAGAATTACAAACCAACAGagatataataattaaaccgGCAGATAAAGGCTCAGCGATCGTCATAATGGACAAACAACAATACTTACTAGAAGCAAATAGACAATTAAACAATACCAATCATTACACTttacttccacactcattacaacaggaaacacaatcattggtaacatccattttacaggacttaaaacaGAAAGGCTTCATTAACACTAAACAGTTTAATTACCTTATTGGTCCAAACCCACCAAGGCAGCGGAAATTTTATCTATTGCCCAAAATTCATAAAGACCCACAGGCGTGGACAGTCCCTTCCGAGGTTCCACAGGGACGCCCGATTGTGTCGGATTGTGGGAGTGAGACCTACAATGTGGCACaatacattgattatttcctcaaTCCTGTCTCACAACTTCATCCCAGTTACTTAAAAGATACATAtgactttataaacaaaatcaagaacATGACAATTCCAGACTCGGCCTTCCTATTCACTGTGGATGTGGAAAGCCTTTACACAAATATCAGTACAGAGGCAGGATTGCAGgcaataatgaaatgttttaacag ACAATTTCTGAGCTTTTACCTCAACCCCAACCATCATTCCGCACCTGGGTTGGACCGGAACCTCAACTCCAAAACCTTATTTCGaatcctaacctcaaccccctaa